GGGCGCGATCCTTTACCTGGCCGCGGATGCATCCAGTTATGTAACCGGCCAGGTCATTGCCATAGACGGCGGAACCACCATATAGCCGCTGGAAATATAAAATCCGAAAATCTCGGGGAAGGCCGTAAAGCGGCTTTCCCGGTTAGCCGAACAACCCCAAGGTTATCTTCAACCAACATAACCTGAGGATTTCTTTTTGTAGATTGTGAACAGCGGTTGCTTACTTCGTAAAAAACCAATATTCTGGCGGCCATTGGAAAACAAACTTTTTTCCCCTCGGGAACGAATAAAGATCTCTTTCAATTATTCGAACCCCAGTCCTATGAGATCGCTAAGACCGATGAACTGACCTACCAGAAATTGGCGAAAGAAATTATTGGCCAAACGCTTGAGCACAAGAATAGAATCAATCAAAAAATAGCAGAACTGAAGCAGGCAAAGTAAAAGATCTGTTATTGAGCCCAACGAAACAAAAATGGGTTGACAATCTTTCCCCCCTCGATTAATAATACATCGCAATCATTTCGCTCATTCAACGAACCATTCCAAGCACCGGAGAAAGAATTTTGGAAGAGCCCCAGCAAAAATGGAAGGGAGTTCCTTTTCGTCTGCCTGTGGAAGAGGAGCTTATCGAGCGGGTCTCCTGGCTAATCCGTCTGCGCTGGTTCGCCGCCTTGGGGGTCGTAGTCACCACCCTGGTGGTGGGGACTCTCCTGCGCCTACCGACCCGGCAGGTGGAATTGTTTTTTGTCGGGGTGATCATCGCCGCCTACAACGCCGCCTTCCACCACCGCCTCAAAGTCCTCATGCGCAATCCCTCCGCCGGGGTCAAGCAGTTCAGTGATTTTGCCAGCCTGCAATTTTTCGTAGACTGGCTGGGTCTGGTTTTCCTGGTCCATTATTCGGGAGGGATTGACAGCCCGGTCATCTTTTACTTTATTTTCCACGCCATCATCGCCAGTATCCTCATTCCCCCCAGGGCCTGCTACTTTCATGCTACCGTTGGGGTTCTTCTGGTGGGGACTCTGGCCCTGCTGGAATTCTATGAAATCATCCCCCATGTGTCCGTCCCTGGATTCCTGATTCCCCACTTTCAGCAGCCTTTCTATGTCATGGGCACCTTCTTTTTCTTCGCCAGCGCGATTTATGTCTCCATCTATTTGGCCACTTCTATCACCCGCAGGCTTTGGGCTCGTACGCGCGAGTTGGCCAAACTGAAACAGCGGTTGGAGAGCGCCTATTACAAGACCCAGACCCTTTACGATATCGCCAAGGCGGCCACCTCGACCCTGAATTTTACTGAGGTGCTCAATACGATCGCTCAGCAGGCCACCAAGGCCATGAATGCCAAGGCCTGTTCGATCCGCCTGCTGGATGAGGAACGGCGCCAACTGTGGGTCGGGGCAGCCTACGGGCTGAGCGAGGAATATTTGTCCAAAGGCCCGGTGGATTTAAACAAAAGTTTAGTGGATCGAGGGGCGCTGCGCGGCAAGCCGGTGGCAGTTTTGGACGTAACCAAAGACCCAGGGTTCCAGTATCCCGAAGAAGCCCGGAAGGAAGGAATCCGTTCCGTACTTTGCGTTCCTTTGAGCGTGCGGGAACAAACCATTGGCGTTCTCCGGATGTATACAGGGGAAGTCCACCGCTTCACGGATGAGGAAATCGAATTTCTCTCCACCCTGGCCAGCCAAGGAGCGGTGGCTATCGAGAATGCCCGCACGTATCAGCGTTTGGAAGATCTGGAGCAGGCCAAGTCGGATTTCGTTTTTACAGTGGCCCACGAACTCAAATCACCCGTGGCGGCGATTCAGTCCATCCTCCGGGTTCTCTTGGAAGGATACGCCGGGGAAATTTTTCAAAAGCAAAAGGAACTGATCGGACGGGCGGAACGCAGGCTGATCGCCCTGCAAAGCCTCATCCGCGATCTGCTGGCCCTGGGGGCGCTTAAAGGAGCCCTTCCAGAAACCGAGAAGACCGATGTAATTCTGAATGGAGTCGTAAACCGGGTCGTGGACACCATCCATCCAGAGGTTGAAGAAAAAAATATCGAATTCACCGTAGAAGTCCCGGATACCCTTTTGACCATCAAGGGCAACGATGACGATCTGGAACGCCTGCTGGGTAACTTGTTGGAGAACGCCGTAAAATATACTCCACCGGGTGGCAAAGTGAGGTTACAGCTCAGCTTGGATAATAATACGCTCCGCCTCCTCGTCGCGGACACGGGGATCGGCATCTCGCCTGAATCCATGCCCCGCATATTCGAGGAATTTTATCGGGCTAAGAATGCCAAAGAGATGGGGCAAGAAGGTACGGGACTGGGTCTGTCTTTGGTCAAACATATTGTGGACCGTTACCACGGCGAGATAGGCGTCGAAAGCAAGCTTGGGGAGGGAAGCACTTTTATCGTCACCCTGCCCAGGGAATGATTCGAATGCGGATTGCCAAGTGCGGAATGCGGAATGGGGAACGAAGAATATGGAAGGTGAAAGGTGGAATGCGGAATGACGAGTGCGGAAGGCGGAACGAGAAAAATTAAGTTCCGAGTTTCGATTTAGAAATTCCGCAATCGGCATTCCGAAATCCGCAATTTTCTGTTTATGAGGGAGATCATAGGAAGTTGCCAACTGTTCCCGATAAAATAAGTAAACAACTTTACCCGCGCAGGGGAGCGCTTGATGAAAATTACCTTGGGTGACCATTCTCGGGTTTTTGGTAAAAAGATTAGCGACATGATCGGACAAAACATCGATGGATGTTATCAGTGCGGTAAATGCACGGCCGGCTGCCCGATCGCCTACGCCATGGAATCCCCTCCTCACGAAGTGATCCGCCTGGTGCAATTAGGGCGGGAAGAGGAAGCATTGGCTTCGCACACGATCTGGCTCTGCGCTTCGTGCGAGACCTGTACTTCCCGCTGCCCCAAGAATATTGACGTAGCCGCTGCCATGGATGCCCTGCGGGTCCTGGCCTTTCGCCAGGGACAGACAGGGGTGGAAAAAGAAATCACCCTCTTCCATAAACTCTTCCTGAAAGTCATCGAGCGCTTTGGTCGGGTGAATGACCTCCAGCTGATGGGAAGATATAACCTGCTTACCCTGAATCCGCTGAAGGATTGGCGGTTAGGGCGAAAGCTCTTGGCCAAAGGAAAGCTTAAGCTGACCACCCCCCCGGTGAAAGGGTTGCAGGAATTTCAGGAAATTATCAAGCGTGTTCTGGCCAAGCGGGGGGAGGGGGCATGAAATACGCCTATTACCCGGGATGCTCGCTTCATTCCACGGCTTCAGACTATCAGCAATCTATCGATTCCGTTTTTAAGAAGCTATCCATCGAATTGGAGGAAATAGAAGGTTGGACTTGTTGCGGGGCCTCGGCCGCCCATGTTACCGACGATCTCCTGCCTCTGGTCCTGCCGGCCAAGGATCTTCTGCAAGCGGAGAAAATGGGCCTGGAAGTTTTAGCTCCTTGTGCTGCTTGTTATAACCGTATGCGTTTGACTACCCATAAGCTGCGGGAGAACGCGGAATTGAGAAGGAAGGTCAATCAGATTTTACGCGGTGATTATGAGGGAAAGGTCAAGGTGCGTCACATCTCGGATGTTGTGGTTAACGAGTATGGCCTGGAAGCCATTGCCAAACTCCTGGTAAAGGATCTGAATGGTTTGAAGGTGGTTTGCTATTA
This region of Deltaproteobacteria bacterium genomic DNA includes:
- a CDS encoding CoB--CoM heterodisulfide reductase iron-sulfur subunit B family protein, with the translated sequence MKYAYYPGCSLHSTASDYQQSIDSVFKKLSIELEEIEGWTCCGASAAHVTDDLLPLVLPAKDLLQAEKMGLEVLAPCAACYNRMRLTTHKLRENAELRRKVNQILRGDYEGKVKVRHISDVVVNEYGLEAIAKLLVKDLNGLKVVCYYGCLSARPQKIVAFDDPVYPSYLDRLIQTLGGEAIEWPFKTECCGGSFSVSKKDVVLKLTHDLLDMAQDLGAEAIVVDCPLCQFNLDFRQEEVEKKYGAHFALPVFYFTQLLGVGLGLRGEELGLKKLNIDPFALLEKKNIQI
- a CDS encoding 4Fe-4S dicluster domain-containing protein, which codes for MKITLGDHSRVFGKKISDMIGQNIDGCYQCGKCTAGCPIAYAMESPPHEVIRLVQLGREEEALASHTIWLCASCETCTSRCPKNIDVAAAMDALRVLAFRQGQTGVEKEITLFHKLFLKVIERFGRVNDLQLMGRYNLLTLNPLKDWRLGRKLLAKGKLKLTTPPVKGLQEFQEIIKRVLAKRGEGA
- a CDS encoding ATP-binding protein, translating into MEEPQQKWKGVPFRLPVEEELIERVSWLIRLRWFAALGVVVTTLVVGTLLRLPTRQVELFFVGVIIAAYNAAFHHRLKVLMRNPSAGVKQFSDFASLQFFVDWLGLVFLVHYSGGIDSPVIFYFIFHAIIASILIPPRACYFHATVGVLLVGTLALLEFYEIIPHVSVPGFLIPHFQQPFYVMGTFFFFASAIYVSIYLATSITRRLWARTRELAKLKQRLESAYYKTQTLYDIAKAATSTLNFTEVLNTIAQQATKAMNAKACSIRLLDEERRQLWVGAAYGLSEEYLSKGPVDLNKSLVDRGALRGKPVAVLDVTKDPGFQYPEEARKEGIRSVLCVPLSVREQTIGVLRMYTGEVHRFTDEEIEFLSTLASQGAVAIENARTYQRLEDLEQAKSDFVFTVAHELKSPVAAIQSILRVLLEGYAGEIFQKQKELIGRAERRLIALQSLIRDLLALGALKGALPETEKTDVILNGVVNRVVDTIHPEVEEKNIEFTVEVPDTLLTIKGNDDDLERLLGNLLENAVKYTPPGGKVRLQLSLDNNTLRLLVADTGIGISPESMPRIFEEFYRAKNAKEMGQEGTGLGLSLVKHIVDRYHGEIGVESKLGEGSTFIVTLPRE